Within Cellulophaga sp. L1A9, the genomic segment CTTTGCAAGCTTCAAAAATGGTTTGGATTTTTTTCATTTCGGGAATGTTGAAGAAATCAAATCCAAGAAAGTCTTGCTTCATCTGTACAACCGTCTCTGCCTTATTGCCTGTTGCTCCATCAGTAAAACCGCAATGAGGAAGATTAGATCCTATTAATATAAGGTCACCATCATTATAATAGGATACATGGCTTCCAATTTGTCGTTTTCCAGAGCCGCCATTAATATAGACTAATTCTAATTCTGGGTGGTAATGCCATACCGTATTCATATTAGGTTTGTCCTCATCAAACTTTTGATAGGTAAAGGAATGTCCAAAATCTGGAGCAATGACTTCAAATGTAGGTTTTTGTAGTATCATGCTTTTAAGTTTTTATACAATTAGAAATATGCTTCATTTTACTTATATAGTGCAAAGTTACCTATAATGTATGTTATATTAACGTTAAGGTCATGTTAGAATTGTATTGATGTTAAAATAGCATAGAAATTGGAGAAATGTGCATCATTTTAATGTGAATATCGGTCATACATTTGTCATGTAAATAATTGAGAAATCCTCCAAATACAAATAGTTATGAAAAAAGTTCTAAAATTTACCGCAATGGCAGCTTTAGTGTTAAGCACTTTTACAGCTTCGGCCAATGAACTGAAATTAAATGTTGCAACCGATAAGGATGCTAAAAGTTTAATTTTTGAATTAGACATTGTTTCTAAAGACACAAAAATTCAATTTATAGATAGTAAGAATAATGTTATCTATTCTAATAGTAACTTAAAAAGTAGTTCACTTCGTAAAAAATTCGATTTAAGTAAATTAGAAAAAGGTATCTATTCATTTAGAGTAGATGATGCTACGCAAGTAACTACCTATGCTATAATGATTGATGGTGATTCTATCAGTATCCTTAATAAGGATGAAGTAATTAAGCCTGTATTTAGAATGAAAGATAATATGGTTTACATTAACTTTTTAAACGTAGAGAAGAAAGATGTTGAGATTAAAGTATACGATTCTAACGAAAGAGTTTTATTCACTCAAAAAATATCTGATACTTTAATTGTTGAAAAAGCAGTAAACTTTCAATCGGCTCACAAAGGTGATTATACTATTGCAGTGAAAAATGCTAATGGAGTTTATACAGAAAACATAAGTATATAATATTTAAGATTTGGTTTTAAGTTAAGTTGAGTTAATTTTTTTAAACCTAAAAGGGGAGCGAAAGCTCCCCTTTTTATTTTTACAATTTTTTGTAATTCTTTATTTAGAATTTGAAATCCACGTATTAATCTTTTTTTCTAATAAAGCTAAGGGAACACAACCGGTTTCTAAAACTTGGTTGTGAAATGCTTTAATATCAAATTTATCGCCTAATTCTTTTTCTGCTTTAGCACGCAACTCCATAATTTTAAGTTGTCCTATTTTGTAGGATAAGGCTTGCCCAGGATTGGCCATATAGCGTTCAATTTCAGAAGTGATACCTGCTTCAGATTCTGCCTCGTTGTCTAAAGAGTATTGGATTGCTTCTTCTCTGGTCCATCCTTTAGAATGTAAACCTGTATCAACAACTAAACGTATTGCTCTGTGCATTTCAGCTCCTAGCATTCCAAAATATTGGTACGGATCTGTGTATAGTCCTAGTTCTTTACCTAAAGACTCGGTATATAATGCCCAACCTTCTCCATAAGCACTATACCATAATGTTTTTCTGAACTTAGGTAAATCTTCATTTTCTTGTGTCAATGAAATTTGAAAGTGATGCCCAGGAATGGCTTCATGTAAAAACAAGTCTTCGTCAGAATACATATTGTATTTAGTAACGTCTGGTATTGGGGTGTAAAAAATACCTGGTCGCGTGCCATCAATAGATCCAGGATTGTATTCTGCGCTTGCAGAAGCTTCTCTAAACGCTTCTGTTCTTCTGACCTCGAAAGGTGTTTTGGGTTGTTTTCCAAAAAGTTTATCCACTTGAGGTTTCATTCTCTCATGAATTTTATTGAAGTTTTCAATAACTTGCTCTGGAGATGTAAAAGGCATTAATTCCTTTTTATTACGTACAAAGTCAAAGAAGGCTTTTAAATCACCTTCAAAACCAACATCCTTCTTAATTTTCTCCATTTCAGAAGAAATACGTGCTACTTCACTTAATCCTAATTGATGAATTTCATCAGCAGTCATATCTGTTGTTGTATATAACTTTATGGAATAGTCGTAATATTCTTTCCCATTAGGAATGCCTTCAATACCACTGGTGGTTCTAGCGGCATCCATGTATTCTGAATTCATGTAGTCGTACAAATTTTGGTATGCAGGGATAATTTTTTCAGAAATCATAGCAGAATAAGCCTCTGTTAAACGGTCGGTGTCTACATCTGAAAAGCTTTCCGGAATACTTTTTATAGGAGAGAAGAACAAATGTTTGTCCAAATCACTTTCTGTCATATCTTTTAGCTGTGGTGTAACTTTAGTTACTAACGCTTTTGGCAGTACATGACCTGTTTTTATACCTTCTTCCATTCTTGTTTTAGCACTAGCCAACCATGTTGTGTAGGCGTCTAACCTTTTTAACCAATTGTCATAATCGGCAACCGTTTTAAAGGGCTGCGAGCTTGCGCCACTGGCTAATTGTCCCATCATTAATTGCATGGTCCACATTTGGTTTATAGGAAGTAGTTCTTCTCTAAAACCTAAACGTTCTAAATTACGGTCGCATTCCCAAAGTAAAATTTCTTTACTCATTTGTTGGCTAGGCGTAAGCGATTCTTCCTTTATTTCGGCTAGCTTTTGCTTGTAGTTAGAGTAAAATTTGTTTTCAGAGGCTATAAATTCATCACTTAAAAAATTGGGTAAAATATCATTGTAACGGGCATCTCCTTGTGAGGTAGCATTTAAAGGATATAGTTTTAGGCTCTCTTCAAAATAGTCTTCAAGTACAGTGTCAAATTCGGTGTTGTGCATGGCGACAGCAGGTTCTTTTTTAGCCTCTTCTTTACATGAGTATAGGCCGAATAGGCACAAACTAATTATTAGAATTTTTTTCATAATATTATTGTGTTTTTAGTGAGTTTCGTAATCTTTCTTTTTTGTATTCTGGTAAAGCATCATTGCTCAAAATTAACTGGACCACTTCAGGGTCTTTGTTTTTTGAGAACAAAAATTGATAGTATTGATTAATGGTTAAGCTATTTTCAGATTGGGAGATGAGTACCATTTCGTCACCTGCGGTAACCGCTCCAGGTTCTAAAATTTTTATGTAGGTGCCAGGGTAATTGTGTTGTACAAATTGTTTGATGATTTTAGAATCATTAAATCGTATCCCTAATTTGTAGCATGGCTCTCTGGGCTGTGTAATTTGGACTAGTGCAGTACCAATTTTGTAGGTGTCACCAATTCTTAATTCAGACTCATTGAGACCTTCAATAGTTAAGTTTTCGCCGAACATTCCCCAATCCCATGTTAAATCTGGATACAGGTTTTTCCAATACGGATATTGATCTGCGGAGTACAGGTAACAAGCTTTGTTGGTACCACCATGGTGTTTTCTATCTATTACCGTGTCCTTGGCAACATCTTCTTTCAAAAGCTGTATAGCCTCTGAAGTTGGGTATTTGTAGATTCCTGTTTGTTCTTCTTTACCATTCCATTGAATAGTAGTAGACTTTCCTAAGTTGGTTGAAATTACCTTCATGTTATAAAGATAGAAAACCATCATAGATTAGTATGATGGTTTTTTAAATTAAGATATTTTTTTTGAGCGCCTAGTTTGATAGTTTTTTACTAACGAAGAAACCTACTAAAAGACTAATACCCGCCATTAAAAATATAGTGCCAGGATAAGCAACTTCGGAAAGCACTCCAATAGTAGCAACCAAAACGGAGGCTATAAATATTGCCAAGCCTATACCAATTAATAATAAGGCAAAATTTAAGATAAATATTTTCCATACAGGAGAAGCATTTTCACTTCTACCTTTGTTAAAAATACTGGCATCTGTTCCTTTTTCAATAAGAGCCATACGTTCTCTGTTACGCGTTGAATAATAGAGGTAAGTAATTCCGAAAACTACTAAGAAAAAACTAACTGGGATTAAAATTGCTACTGCCATGCTGATTGTTTTTTAATTGATTAATTTAATACGTTCAAGTATATGACGAATAATTATTCCTCGCGGTTACATAAATTATTTTTTTTATGAATTATGTAACCCTGATTGTTTTTTATTCGTCTAATCAATTAAATGAACAAGCGCCACGACCAACATTACATAGATGAAACATTAAGAGGTGATGCTCAAGCTTTTTCTGTATTGATTAATACCTATAAACATATGGTCTTTACCGTAGCATTAAAAATAACTAATAATAGAGAAAATGCAGAGGAGGTTGCTCAAGATACTTTTGTGAAGGCATACCATTCTTTAGCTACCTTTAAAGGAGCATCAAAATTTTCTACGTGGATTTATAAGATAACGTACTACGGCGCATTAGATTATTTGAAGAAAAATAATAGGAGAATTAAAACAAGTACAATCGAATCGGACCACGATATTAATCTATCAGAGCTTACAAACGTATTGGATGAGCTTGAGTTGAAAGACCGACAAAATTGTATTAAAGAATCTCTGGATCAATTGGGAGCAGAAGAGTCAGTATTGGTTACCTTACATTATTTTGAAGAATTATCATTACAAGAAATCTCTGATATTATTAATATACCAGCAAATACCATTAAGGTTCGCCTATATAGAATTAGAAAAAAATTAGCAGGTATTCTAGAAAAAAAATTAACCCCAGAAGCGATTAAAAGTTATGGAAGAAAATAATAATAGAAACGATTTTGATGCCTTTTTGCGTAAAGCAATAAAAGAAGTAGGTGTAGAAGAGCCAAGTAAAGATTTTAACCAATCTATTCTCTCAAGGCTACCTTTGGTTCAAGAAAGATCAATAAGTAGTCAACCACCATTAATTTCTAATTTTGTGTGGTTCCTAATTTCTTTTGGAGTTTTTGCTTTAATAGGCTTTGCTTTACTATATGATGAAGAAACTAAAGTAAATGGTGCTGATTTTAAATTTCTAAATAATTTAAGAGTTCCAAATTTTCTAGATTTTAATATAAATTTTGTTTCCTCAGACGTAGCATTCTATGGAATCATCAGTGTCTTAGTCTTTTTTTATATTCAAATTTTTGTACTAAAAAAATACTTTTCAATGCATGATTATGCTCTTAATCAGTATATTAAATAGTAATACGCCCAATACATTAATCCGAATTGTAACGGGATTCTCAGGATCAGGATCCATTTTGGGATTCCTGCACTTTGCTTTTCTCCCGAAAGCATATAGAAGTGAACCAATAAGAAAACAGTGAGCATGGCTATAATTCCGTAAATGGATAAATTCTTTGTAGCAGGGAAACAGAGGCCTATGCCTAGTGCTATTTCCGCTATACCACTTAAAGATACTAGCAGCTTGTGATTAGGTAGGTATCTGGGCATAATGCGCAGATAGGTTTTTGGTTTTATAAAATGCATAACACCCGCAAACACATAGATCGCGGCCAATAGGTATAAGTGAAACGGGTAATTCATAGTTAGTCTTTAAAGTGCCAAAACGGAATAGTGACTAAGGTGTCATTTTCTACTTGAGTACTATCTTCGGCCGGCGCTAAGATACGCAGGATATGCTTGCCTTCATTTAAATCTCTTATGTTGAGGTAGGTTTCAAAACCTAGTCTTTTGTGTTTGTCTGTAGTAATGATGTAATCGGAGGAAAATCTTAAGGAATCTATTTGAATATAATATAATTCTTTGAATGTGCTTAAATAATCAAGTTCGTTAAGATGGTTTTTTGTTTGAATTTTGATATTACTAAAACTAATTCCTCTTTGATCAAATTTAGGTTTTAATGCTTCGTTTTTTTTAAATATTTGATCTTCAATATTCTTTTTAAATAAAATAAAAACCTTTAAATAATTTTCCTTAATTATTTTAGAAGGTATGGAGGCCGTTTTTATAAAATCTTTATTGTCTAGCATTAAATCTTCATAATTGTAACTGCTAGCATAGTTTTCCAATGAAGTTGGCTTATTTGCTAAATAGTTTGAATGTTTAAAATCTATATTAAATAAAAAGGAAGTAATGATATATAGTGGTAATAATAAAAAGACAATGCGTTTACCAAATTTATTATCTAAGAAATTATAAATTATTGGTCTGTATAAAAAGGATAGCGTCAAATAACTAAATAGCCAGTAAATAGGGAAGTAGATTTTAGCAATCCATTTATTTTTTTTTAAAATTCCTTGCCCAATAAAATCAATAAAAACGATAATTGATAATAAAATAAATATAGTTAAACCTACACTAAAACCCATCTCAACCCACATGATTCCTGACAAGTATGGGTTTTCAAATATTAAATAAGCTACTGCTGCTAGGATTAATATAAAGATGAATAAGGATAGCGTGTAGAAAATGGATAAAAAAGAAATAGCAAATAATACACTACAATACTTTTCTAATTGCCCAATATATTTATCAAAAGAGCCAACATTTTTTTTTAGATAAGTGGTAAATTGTTTTGAGTATTTTAAGGCGTTATAATCGATATCTCCAGAAACATAGCGCAAACCAACAGCGCCAATCCATAAGCCTCTTAAAATAACATGTAATATTAAATTGAATATTAAGATACCCCATATTATAGTCACTGCTTCCCACATAGTGTGGAAAAAGTCAAGATTCATTTCTTTTGCTGTTAACGAAGCAACTTTTAAAGGCTCATAAGCCAATATCAAAGCATAAATGGCAAAACCTGAAATAATTAATTCTAATTGCCAACTTTCTTGCTGCAATTTGTCTAACCATCTTTTAAAGGAAGGGCTGCGATAATCGTTATTCATTGGTGTGGTTGTTTGCTGAAAGATACTAACTTTTCTAAAAATAAAAAGCCGCTTCAAATAAATGAAGCGGCTTTTATCATGTTTCTATAATCAACCAATAACGGTTCGGTAATTATTATTTCACCATCTCGTAACTACGCTTGATAAAGTTTGTAAGTTCTTCACCTTTTAATAGTCCTTTTGATAAACGCGCTAGATCTAAAGATTGATTAATTAATCGTTCTTTTTTCTTAGCTGTTTTTGTAGTTAAAATTTCAGATACCAGCTCGCTGTTTGTGTTCACTGTAAGGTTATACATTTCTGGCATATTCCCCATTCCGAACATTCCGCCACCACCGGTTTGTTGCATCTCTTTCATACGACGCATAAACTCAGGCTCCGTAATGATAAAAGGAGAAGCAGCACTATCCATAGCTTCTAACTGAATCGTATATGATTTATTCGCTATTGTTTCTTCTAAAACCTTTTTAAGGGTCTCTTTTTCTTCATCAGAAAGTTTAGAAATTTGCGCTTCATCTTTCTTGATCAAGTTTTCAATATGATCAGAATCTACACGTGTAAAAGAAATATTTTCTTTAGAAGTTTCTAGTTTTTGCATCAAGTGCGAAATAATAGGAGAATCTAAAAGTAACACCTCGTATCCTTTGTCTTTTGCAGTTTGAATATAACTGTGTTGTGCTTCTTTATCTGATGCGTAAAGAATAACTAACTTACCATCTTTATCTGTTTGGTTTGCTTTTATTTTCTCTTGCAATTCATCAAACGTAAAGAACTTACCATCTACCGTTGGGTAAAGTGCAAATTTATCTGCTTTTTCAAAGAATTTATCTTCAGAAAGCATACCGTATTCAATGACTATTTTAATGTCATTCCATTTTGCTTCAAAATCTTCTCTGTTATCTTTAAATAAAGAAGAAAGTTTATCAGCTACTTTTCTTGTGATATAAGATGATATTTTCTTTACAGCACCATCAGATTGTAAGTAAGAACGAGAAACATTTAAAGGAATGTCTGGAGAGTCTACAACACCACGAAGCATCATTAAAAACTCAGGCACAATACCTTCAACATTATCTGTTACATACACCTGATTCTGATATAACTGAATTTTATCTTTCTGACTATTTAAGTCATTCGTTAACCTAGGGAAGTATAAAATACCAGTTAAATGAAAAGGATAATCCACATTTAAGTGAATATGAAATAAAGGCTCCTCAAATTGCATTGGATACAATTCTCTATAGAACTCTTGGTAATCTTTAGTCTCTAAATCTGCTGGTTGTTTTGTCCAAGCAGGAGTAGGATTGTTTATGATATTATCTACCTCTTCTGTAGGAGCTTCATCTTCTTCTTTAGCACCTTCTGGTTTTGGTAATGTTTCAGTTCTAGTTCCAAATTTTATTGGAACTGGCATAAACTTGTTATACTTAGATAAAAGCTCGCTAATTCTATTGTCTTCTAAAAACTCAGTAGAATCATCAGCTACATGAAGTACAATTTCAGTACCTCTATCTGTTTTGTCAGAAGGTTCTAAATCAAAATTAGGAGAACCATCACAAGACCAATGAACTGCTGGCTCATCTTTAAAACTCTTAGTGATAATTTCTACTTTACTAGCTACCATAAAGGCAGAGTAAAATCCTAAACCAAAGTGACCTATAATTCCAGAATCTTTTGCACTGTCTTTATACTTGTCTAAGAATTCTTCTGCACCAGAAAAAGCTACTTCATTAATGTACTTTTTTACTTCGTCCTCGGTCATTCCCAAACCTTGATCGATAATATGGATTTTCTTTCCTTCTTTATCAACTTTTACCTCGATAATTGGATTACCATATTCTACAGATGCTTCCCCAATAGAAGTCAAATGCTTTAATTTTAAAGTTGCATCTGTCGCATTAGAAATCAACTCTCTTAAAAATATTTCGTGATCGCTGTAAAGAAATTTCTTTATTAAAGGAAATATATTATCAACGGACACATTAATCTTACCTGTCGCCATATGTAAATTAAAATTTATAATTATTAATATGATTCTTAACAGTCAAAAAAAATACCAATCTGACAGAAAATGACAAACTGGCACTTTTTTTATTTTTTTCAGTAAAATTGTTAGTTCCTGTCTACTTATTCGACTAAATAAGTGTGGTGATTTGCATCTTTTTAAAGTCATCTAAAAGATTAACAAAAATTTTGTTTAATTAATTTTTAAAATAGTTAAACATTTTTGTATCTTTGAAGTGTAATCGAGGAAGATTAATTGCTATGAAAAAGAATTTAGTTTTTTAATCGATTACCATTATTGGTTAGGTTGTTTAAAAACGTATTTCCGTCTTCTAGGAGATACGTTTTTTTGTACCAATAGTAAATTGCTTTGTCACTCTTAAACTATAAACGTCATGGCTAAAAAATCAGAAACAAAAAAAATTACAGAAGATCAAATAATAGGAATGTACATGGACTATGTCTTAGAACATGAAACTGTACCTAAATCTATTTATAAGTTTTGTAAGTCAAATGCTATCAAAGAAGAAGAGTTTTATAACTTCTTTGGTTCAGTAGAAGGGCTACAAGCGGCCATATGGGAAAAGTTTTACACCAATACTGTGGGCGTTATGGCTAAAAACGAGGATTACGAGTCATTTTCTAATCAAGATAAAATGCTCACTTTCTTTTTCTCTATGTTTGAATTACTTACCATGAATAGGAGTTATGTTCTTTTTGCATTAAGAGAACATGATAGCATGTTAAAGAACTTAAGCCAGTTAAAAGGCTTACGTTCTAATATAAAAATATTTGCATCAGAACTAGTACAAGATGCTAATGCAGATATATCGTTTAAAATCACAAAGAAAAGTCCACAATTATATGCTGAGGGTACTTGGGTGCAATTTTTATTCTTGCTGAAATTTTGGATGGAAGATACCAGTGCAGGGTTTGAGAAAACGGATTTAGCTATTGAAAAATCTGTAAAAACAATTTTTGATGTTTTTGAAAATACCCCTCTAGAGAGTATCATAGATTTTGGCAAATTCTTGTATAAGGAAAAATTTGCTTAACTCTTATTTTTAAACCTAACCACCATATACTGTTTTGAACACTTTTAACTAAAAGTACTTTATGAAAACATTAGATAAAATTCCAACAGGTAAGATAGAAAGAGCAGGAAAGCTTGTGAAAACAGGCGTTAAGATTGGTGGTAACTATGTAAAATATTACAGCAAAAAGTTAGTAAATCCTGAGCTGTCAAAAGATGAATTGAATGAGGATAATGCGGGTGATATCTATGACGGACTCAAAAGTTTAAAGGGTAGCGCGCTTAAAGTGGCTCAAATGTTAAGCATGGAGAAAAATATTCTACCAAGTGCTTATGTAGAGAAATTTTCATTATCACAATTTTCTGTTCCGCCACTATCTGCACCTTTAGTGCGTAAAACGTTTAAAAAATATTTAGGAAAATATCCAGAAGAGGTTTATGATACTTTTGATAAAGATTCTATAAATGCAGCGAGTATAGGTCAAGTGCATAAGGCTACCAAAGATGGAAAAACCTTGGCAGTAAAAATTCAGTACCCAGGAGTGTCAGAAAGTATATCTAGTGATTTGGCTATTGTTAAACCTATAGCTATACGCATGTTCAACTTAAAAGGGAAAGATTCAGATAAATATTTTAAAGAAGTAGAGAATAAACTGGTAGAAGAGACCAATTATATTCTTGAAATGAGACAGAGTCAGGAAATTACAAAAGCATGCGCTGTAATTCCGAATATGGAATTTCCGGAATATTATCCAGACTTGTCTAGTGAACGAATCATTACCATGGATTGGATGAATGGTTTGCATTTAAGTGAGTTTGCTAAAACAAGTTTTACTGCTGCAGAAGGAAATAAATTGGGGCAGGCTTTATGGGACTTCTATATGTTCCAAATTCATGGACTTAGAAAGGTTCATGCAGATCCGCATCCAGGAAATTTTCTAGTAAGTAAGAGCAATACACTTATTGCTATAGATTTTGGTTGCATTAAAGAAGTGCCAGATGAGTTCTATATTCCTTATTTTGAACTTGCAAAGAAAGAGGTTATTGAAAATGATTCGCACTTTATGGAAAAACTGTACGAATTGGAGATTCTGACCCCTACAGATTCTGAAGAAGAAATTACATTTTTCAAAGCCTTATTTAAAGAGATGTTACTGTTGTTTACATCGCCTTTTAATGGAGATACTTTTAATTTTGGTTCTGATGATTTTTGGCTTCAAATAGCTGATTTGAGTCAGCGGTATTCTAAAGATGATCAGATAAGAAAAATGAATGGCAATAGAGGTTCAAAGCATTTCTTATACATGAATAGAACGTTCTTCGGACTCTTTAATTTACTTCACGATTTAAAAGCTAAGGTTGAGGTGAATAATTTTAGACAGTATTTAGATTAAAACGATAAGTTATAAGCTCCAAATTAGATGTAAATGTCAGTTGTATGTTCATCATATTTCTGACGTTTAATTTGTTACGATACAAACTAAATATATAATTCTATATTGATTTTACAACATTGTAGAATAATCCTTAAATTGCGTTCTTGTTTATTTAATTCGTAACTTAAATAAATGTATAATAAACAGATCAGATAACTAAACTGTATGTATAATTCGAAAATTATAGGCTTAGGACATTACGTTCCTGAAAACGTTGTGACTAATGATGATTTATCAAAGGTCATGGATACTAATGATGCGTGGATTCAAGAAAGAACAGGTATTAAAGAAAGACGTCATGTTATAAAAGGCGATGGCGATACTACCACTACAATGGGGGTTAAAGCTGCTAAAATCGCTATTGAAAGAGCAGGTATAGATAAAGATGATATTGATTTTATTGTATTTGCGACCTTAAGTCCAGATTATTATTTTCCTGGCCCAGGTGTCTTAGTGCAACGAGATTTAGGTATTAAAACAGTAGGAGCCTTAGACGTAAGAAATCAGTGTTCTGGTTTTGTTTACGCTATTTCTGTTGCCGATCAGTATATTAAAACAGGCATGTATAAGAATGTTTTAGTTATTGGATCAGAATTGCATTCTCATGGTTTAGATATGTCTACACGTGGTAGAGGTGTTTCTGTAATTTTTGGTGATGGAGCAGGGGCTGCGGTTTTATCAAGGGAAGAAGATAACAGCAAAGGAATCTTATCTACACATTTGCATTCTGAAGGGCAACATGCAGAGGAATTATCTTTGATAGCTCCAGGAATGGGAAAAAGATGGGTGACAGATATTATAGCAGATAATGATCCTAATGATGAATCTTATTTTCCATATATGAACGGTCAATTTGTATTTAAAAATGCAGTAGTCCGTTTTAGTGAAGTGATTATGGAAGGCTTAGGAGCAAATAAATTAGCGCCAACAGATATTGACCTACTGGTGCCACATCAGGCAAATTTGAGAATTTCTCAATTCATTCAGAAGAAATTTAAATTATCAGATGATCAAGTTTTTAATAATATTATGAACTACGGGAATACTACAGCCGCTTCAATTCCAATTGCTTTAACTGAGGCTTGGGAACAAGGCAAAGTAAAAGAAGGAGATTTAGTTGTACTAGCCGCATTTGGTAGTGGTTTTACATGGGGTAGTGTTATTATCCGCTGGTAATATCTATAAAATTATACTTTAAAAAAAGCCCTAACATAACTGTTGGGGCTTTTTCATTAAGCTTGGTTTTTTTTAAACCAAAAATTCTTTTAAATGATGACCGGATTCATATTATAAAATTCCGCCCCCACCTTCCTTGGTATTGTTGTCTCTATTTTTTCGTTTGCTAGCTTTATTTTTCCCGCTACCAAACATGTAGGATAAGCCCGCGTATACGGTTCTGCTTTCCCAATTAAATTCTCCAGTAGAGGCGTAAGGTCTTGTGCTGTCAAAAGCAAACCGCATGGTGTTGAATACATCGTTGAAGTTTAAGCTAAACGTTCCTTTTCCTTCAGCAAAACTGTAGCGAGCTCCTGTATTTACAAAATACATAGACTTTACATCAAACTGTATATTTTTATTAGCACCACGATAAAAGCCAAATACCTGAAAGCTTAAGTTTTTAGTCGCATTGAAGCTGTTATTCATTCTAAAATTCCAAGCTGTATTCTCTACTTGAACTTCTTCTATCACAATGTCATCAACGGTAGCATCAGGGTTTTCTGTAGGTAATGTTTCTGTAATGCCTCTTTGTGTTTGTGAGAATAAATCAAAACTACCATTAATACTCCACCAAGTTAAAGGTTTGTAGTTTAAAGATGCTTCCATTCCGTAGGCGGTGGTATTGTCAAAATTATCATAGGTTAAAATAAGTTTGTTTAAATCCAAACGGTCTACATATACAGCCCGGTTGATTTCATCTTTAATTTGGCGGTAGAAAACACCTGTAGTAATACTACCTTTTTCTAAGCGTTTGGTGTAGTTAACTTCGTAAGAATTGGTAAACTGCGGCACTAAACTTTGGTTTCCAAAAGAAGATATTAGTGGAGTAGACCATTCTCTTATAGGGTTTACTTGTTGCAATCCTGGTCTGTCTACACGGCGACTTAAACTAAATTGAAGCTGGTTTTTGTCATTGGGGGCATAGGTAACGTATGCAGAAGGATATAGCTGTGTATATTTGTCAGAAAACGATCGTATGTTATTAGTATCGGCTTTCACTTCCACATTTTCTACACGCAGTCCTGCCTGATAAGACCATTTTTTGTAATTCTGACCAAAAGTAGCGTAGGCAGAATAGATATCCATACCGTAAACAAAATCTGTGTCTGGAGTTGGT encodes:
- a CDS encoding TetR family transcriptional regulator C-terminal domain-containing protein — its product is MAKKSETKKITEDQIIGMYMDYVLEHETVPKSIYKFCKSNAIKEEEFYNFFGSVEGLQAAIWEKFYTNTVGVMAKNEDYESFSNQDKMLTFFFSMFELLTMNRSYVLFALREHDSMLKNLSQLKGLRSNIKIFASELVQDANADISFKITKKSPQLYAEGTWVQFLFLLKFWMEDTSAGFEKTDLAIEKSVKTIFDVFENTPLESIIDFGKFLYKEKFA
- a CDS encoding AarF/ABC1/UbiB kinase family protein, which gives rise to MKTLDKIPTGKIERAGKLVKTGVKIGGNYVKYYSKKLVNPELSKDELNEDNAGDIYDGLKSLKGSALKVAQMLSMEKNILPSAYVEKFSLSQFSVPPLSAPLVRKTFKKYLGKYPEEVYDTFDKDSINAASIGQVHKATKDGKTLAVKIQYPGVSESISSDLAIVKPIAIRMFNLKGKDSDKYFKEVENKLVEETNYILEMRQSQEITKACAVIPNMEFPEYYPDLSSERIITMDWMNGLHLSEFAKTSFTAAEGNKLGQALWDFYMFQIHGLRKVHADPHPGNFLVSKSNTLIAIDFGCIKEVPDEFYIPYFELAKKEVIENDSHFMEKLYELEILTPTDSEEEITFFKALFKEMLLLFTSPFNGDTFNFGSDDFWLQIADLSQRYSKDDQIRKMNGNRGSKHFLYMNRTFFGLFNLLHDLKAKVEVNNFRQYLD
- a CDS encoding 3-oxoacyl-ACP synthase III family protein; the encoded protein is MYNSKIIGLGHYVPENVVTNDDLSKVMDTNDAWIQERTGIKERRHVIKGDGDTTTTMGVKAAKIAIERAGIDKDDIDFIVFATLSPDYYFPGPGVLVQRDLGIKTVGALDVRNQCSGFVYAISVADQYIKTGMYKNVLVIGSELHSHGLDMSTRGRGVSVIFGDGAGAAVLSREEDNSKGILSTHLHSEGQHAEELSLIAPGMGKRWVTDIIADNDPNDESYFPYMNGQFVFKNAVVRFSEVIMEGLGANKLAPTDIDLLVPHQANLRISQFIQKKFKLSDDQVFNNIMNYGNTTAASIPIALTEAWEQGKVKEGDLVVLAAFGSGFTWGSVIIRW